From a single Budorcas taxicolor isolate Tak-1 chromosome X, Takin1.1, whole genome shotgun sequence genomic region:
- the LOC128069895 gene encoding 60S ribosomal protein L23a, with amino-acid sequence MKMAPKAKKEAPAPPKAEAKAKALKAKKAVLKGVHSHKKKKIRTSPTFRRPKTLRLRRQPKYPRKSAPRRNKLDHYAIIKFPLTTESAMKKIEDNNTLVFIVDVKANKHQIKQAVKKLYDIDVAKVNTLIRPDGEKKAYVRLAPDYDALDVANKIGII; translated from the coding sequence ATGAAGATGGCGCCGAAGGCGAAGAAGGAAGCCCCTGCCCCTCCTAAAGCTGAAGCTAAAGCAAAAGCTTTGAAGGCCAAGAAAGCAGTGTTGAAAGGTGTCCACagccacaagaaaaagaagatcCGGACGTCACCCACCTTCCGGCGGCCCAAAACACTGCGGCTCAGGAGGCAGCCCAAATATCCTCGGAAGAGCGCCCCTAGGAGAAACAAACTTGACCACTATGCTATCATCAAATTCCCCCTCACCACCGAGTCAGCCATGAAGAAAATAGAAGACAACAACACACTGGTGTTCATTGTGGATGTCAAGGCCAACAAACACCAAATCAAACAGGCTGTGAAGAAGCTCTATGACATTGACGTGGCCAAGGTCAATACTCTGATCAGGCCTGATGGAGAGAAGAAGGCGTATGTTCGACTGGCTCCTGACTATGATGCTTTGGATGTTGCCAACAAAATTGGGATCATCTAA